The Telopea speciosissima isolate NSW1024214 ecotype Mountain lineage chromosome 11, Tspe_v1, whole genome shotgun sequence genome includes the window TTTCAAGGGCAATCCTTGTTCTCTCACACAAGGATATGTATCTAAATGCTTGTGATGAAATTTAGACATGTCACTACTTGCCACATGGCACACATTTATGGGTGTAGGTGCATCCATGTAATAGCTAGCTAGGTGACCTCATACCATTTAATTGGCGGATTTTCCAAGCACCGAAGTGGTTTACAAAGTGATTTAGAAGTCTCTTACATCACATGAATGCCATATATATTTCTTTACAAAAGGAATCAATGACACTTTCGAAATGTTTAATTTATCACCTTGAAGGAACTCTCTTTGAAGGCATTTCCCTTATTATTTGAGGTGGAATGTTAACGGCTAAAACTGATgtgtatgtatttttttttttttctcataaatagTCATTGTTCTATAAGTGCCCAatatatatagggagaaagaacccCAACCGGTTGTGCACCTAGCGTGGCTCCCACACCTAGACATAGAAACTGACCTGTTGTCTggaaatgaccgccttgcccCATCAGATTTCTGCCTTTTATGGGGTTCAAGGCAGcgaaggtcgtgcttggcgcgttggtcaagtgctcactcgTTGAATGtttggtcacaggttcaagtcctCGAAACATGGGTTAGGCTGCGTACaattgaccctccccagaccttgctAAACACGGGAGCCTTGTACACTTGGTACAGCCTTTATGGGGGTCAAGGCAGCCATTTCCAGGTGGCAAGGTTGTTTCTGTGTTTAGACGTGGGAGCCATGCTGAGTGCACGACCAATTAAATTTCTCTCACCTATCTTGTTTCCGGTTAACAAATAGATTATAATAAGAGAAACCTAATCATAGAATTATTTGGATGATACAGATACTCTCAAATGGGATCTACAAGAGCGTGAACCATCGGACTACTGTGAATAGCAAGAAGGAAAGGATGTCAATAGCTATCTTCATATATCCAGAGGGAAACAAGATGATAGgaccccttgaagaggtggtgaagaagcATGGAGGCTCTCCCTTATACAGTTATATGACCTTCAATGAATACCGCATGTTCATCAGAACCTTGGGTCTCAAAGGGTAGGCTATCCTGGCTTCTAGACTCATGAATACCTGATTCAATGGAGATGATCATAATAAAAACTGATGACTAAATAAAACTAGTAGAGATGATAATCTTAATTGCTATAacttgtgttatctttgtaaACTTGGaggccaaggggtttaaaggtattTTCATATCCTTTCTTCATAGACGACAAATTTCAGCGCATTAAATAAAGGTAAAAGTGTTCGAAAAAGAATCTGATTATGAATTGAATTATGATTCCCTCTAGGAAAATCCAGTGGTAATTTGGTAATTACAACATCACTTAATATTAGGCTTTTGCATTATATAAAGATATGTTGTGAAAAACCCTAATACAAGCTCTCATAATTTTTGTTGAGATTTTCCATTTTCTCCAATCTCTTTCTCTACCAGTTTATGATCAGAGCTTTAGCAAAAACCCTATTAATTGTAGAGGAACTTGCATTCAAGAGAACACAAAATCTGTATGTGTGCATAACACTCATTGTGAAAGAGCTAAGATTGCATGGAGGCTTGGCATTGATGAAGTTTTAGGTAACGATCAAAATCCTAAGTTTTATTTTGAGATTTGAATGGTTTCTCCCATCGGTTGCGTTGATTCGTACCTACAATTCTAACAGTGGTATCAGAGACTTGCTTCCGTATGGGAAaacattcaatttttttatattgtaTTATTATACATGATCTTTTTATCTTTATtctgattaaaaaaagaaattctacTTGTGGTTGGTGAAGAATCCCCGCAATGCCACTGGCTGAACCTTTGCCATGCGGGGATTACATGGCTTGGGTAGTTGGCTACCTGTACTTTGTAAtcgaagattaaaaaaaaaaaaaatgaaagcaatCATGACAGTGGTTGAATCATCATGACATGATTACAATAAATGTCATGATGATGCAATCAATGTTATCAATTCATTATGATGTCTGTTTGAAAATTAAGTTCTTTAGTCCCATCTCCTTTCCTACGCTGGCTGGTTAGGGGACGAAAACACTACAGCAGGCCGCGGCTTGCGGCTACAACCTGGCCCCTACCCGTGGCCTATTTTCCATTCTTTGCCTTGCCTTGGACGGCGACAGCCAGTCATGGTGAGGTGGCttgattattaaaaaaaaaaaaagaaaaaagtgcaAACAAGTTGCATATGGCAGCAGGAAtatttatcacctccaattcgtgggcacctccaattcctctaatagggggagtggatcccaccttgggcaatgtttttgggcaaggggtagggtggtcatttctgcccccatgtgaggaattggagaatTGGAGGAGGTAACAAATTAATTGGGACAACGATTAATGGCAGCAGggataagaaaaagaaggggaagaaaagatagggtttgagaaacccatgtgaaaagtcttttttttcctccaattTTTGGTATGGGTTAGTGAACTTCTTTATCTATTGGGCTTGGATCTATTATTGATATGCATTGGATGTACATGAATCTTTTGACATGAGAAGTCATCCAAAACTAAGAGTTAGTATGAGACAatgtgtttttattatttttttcatataaattGGAATTGAATTTGAGAGGATCATGTACAATATGACGATtatggttatgggatttaaaaataTTAATCATAAGATGCAATATGGGAATGAAATGGCATGAATGTGGTGATGTTtgtaattttctccttttctttctctctcctcctctctttatgTAAAGATTGTATTTCACCTCAAGCAGTCAAATTGGTGAGCTGGTttcctaaattttatttttttaaagagaatGTAATAAGTAGGattagattttatttattttttatcatgatGTGATTGTGATCGTGAATCGATACTTGTTTGTTGGTGTGGACCGAGAGAAGATTGGAGGATGTGATTGCTTTTTTGTTGAGTTCAAGGCTCCTTGTTTAAATTATTTCCCTATAAAAGTTATGGTGAGTGTAATTttaattgcatttgcatttgtATTATCACATTAATAATGTCGTGTGGGAGTGACATTTGAGGCTATGCTTACCCCCACCATTCGTACAATCAAAGTAAATTAGCATTGGATGCGAACACATGTTGATTGTAGATGTAATCCCATAACCTTTAGTTCCTTTTATTCCCATGTGATGGATGGATAGATGACCATATTATGGTGATGATTGTCTGCATTCCCATTTTTCCTCTATTTAAAGCAATTGTGATATGAAAAACCCTAGCTGGTAGGATTTTCATtgcctcccttagttggtggGTGTAGAAATCCCGTTGACCTACTCTTGTAGATGCCGAAATGATAATGATTCAATAGTTTAATGGGTTGATCTGCATTCATCTCTTATGTGATAGGTAGAGGATATGCCCATTTCAATAGTGggcattaaactaatgatgCCATAATTCACTTTGAGACAAAGGTTATACACTTGACTTAAGTGTGTGTTAGCCGATAAGAATGgacatgacactcaggtggccgaaaataatTGGAAGTCTACGTGACGGAGTCCACTCAACCAACATGTTTGTGATGAACTCTGATTAGCTAAGTCATGTGCTGTTGATTGATTTGTTCCAATGCACACATCTCAAAGCATGGAGGGAAAGCTCAAGATGTGAGTGAACGTTGATATCAgatttttcccttcctttcaaTGGTTTTAGATCGTGCTAGTTTGTTGttttgtacatcatgtagattGCTACAATGTCTTTCCAAATCAACTACACTAACCTTATCAAAGACAACACTTTAATTGGTgcaaactatgttgattggaGGAGAAACATTAAGTTACTCCTAACCACAGAAGGTCTGATGCCACTCCTAGAGCAAGATGAGCCTGAATTCTCAAAAGACAAGAACCCTAAACTTGTAAAAGTCTATGAGTTGTTCTGAGAAAATAATTCTAAGGCTAAGCtttttgttttgaggaagagtCGTCTTTGTAAGGAAGGTGAATCCTGGTGGGAGACTTTTATGGAAGGAGATGATCagggagaatatatatatatatatattggttaGGTAGAGGAATGTCTGATTATGGTTGAACTTCCCAAccttcaagaagaagaatcttGGTACAATATGGAATGCAATAGATTTCGCGAATCAAGTAAGATATTGTACACATGTCCCTGTGCCAAAAGGCAGTTGTTCACATGTGGTCGATATTTATCTATATCATGACCGATTTGATATGCAGAAGCATAAGATTGAACCAGAGTTGCCAAAAGCAATTCCACTAGCACACTAATCCAAGAGAGTAAAAATGTTATCATGATCATTCATGCACAGCTTTGTCCTCATCACCTTGACTGTACATTCCTTGTATAGCTGATTCTAGATATCTTGCAGATAGGATTCTTGACTGTACATTCCTTGTATATTGGCTTGGCCATCCATATCTTCAtgtatatatttcctttgagattcATAATGAAATTAAGGTGCTATTGCATCCTCAATCACAATCTTATTAATATACAAGGATTGTACAATCCAGAATCCTATCTACAAGATATCTAGAATCTGATATACAAGGAATGTACAGTCAAGGTGATGAGGACAAAGCTGTGCATGAATGATCATgacaataaaaaatcaatagaaTCACTCCAGTGAAGTAGTCGGTTGTTGGTGGCTTGCCAATTGAGTGCatacccccctcccccccgaGGTCAAGGGATCAACTTTCCTAAATTGCATATTATACCAAAAAAGCACCGGTCTCTCCCCTCCTCGGGGTAATTGTAGATTATTTGGCTTATCTTAACATTCCCCCATAGCTTATAGTTGGCCTATGGACCCTTGAGTGGGATAGACTCTAATCTCTAACTGGTTCAATGGCCTTGCCTATCTGGCTATCCCATCAATCATAACGTGATAAAAAGCATTCGAAGGATAGTATGGTCAATACACCAACCCTCATTCCATAATCAGGTTGCAAATACATAACAATCACGTGTCAATTTTGCAGGTTTTACTGTTTCACGTGGTCCATTCATACGTGGAAGTTAGACCTCGACACTAACGAagacttttttttggtaaagttgaCACTAACGAAGACCATTATTATTCTACCCGTACCCGCATTTCTCTTGTGTCCACTTTCCCGTTGTCTTCTTTCTCTATAAAGGGCATTAGTGAAGTAACCGTTGTCCTTCACATCATTCCTCTCctagttttctttttcattttcctcaGCATCTCTCATGTCTGGTGCAACAACCCCCATCACTGGAGCTAGACACAAGGCGGTGGGAATGAAGTGGCCGGAGCCGGTAAAATTTGTGCAAGAACTCGCCGAGAGCCGCATAAAACTCTTGCCACCACAATACATCAAATTTGAGGAAGGCCAAGCTCTGCATGGATTAACGGCGCCGCCGCCACAGAAGCTTCCTCCGGTGATTGACATGTTGACCATCAGTGGAGCATGCGGCACTGCCGAAAAGAAAGCCATGCTAGAGATGTTAGGTTCTGCATGCAGGGAGTGGGGAATGTTTCAGGTCGTAAACCATGGGATCTCACCCGATTTGCTAGATGCAGTGAAGAGGGTCTCAAGAGGGTTCTTTGATCTGCCCATGGAAGAGAAGCTCAAGTATGCAAACGACCCTGTAACATACGAGGGCTATGGAAACAGGATAGGAGTGCTAGAGGGCTCAACCTTGGACTGGAACGATTACTTTTATCACTTCATTCGTCCTGTTTCCGCCATCAATGGACAGAAGGTGTGGCCTCATTCACCCGAAGACTACAGGTGAGTAAATTTACTGAACTAGACAATAGCATGACCGTTTTGAGTCGGATCAGGGCTGATGGTCCACTTGTTAGGCGAGTAGGCTCCAGTATGGATTAGGACGGCCCACCATGTTGCCTTCTGTGCTAGCAAGAAAAAATTTGGCTGCAACATGTCCAGCTGGCTCCAATGGTACACGTAAATTTGGAATAAtcctttttccttgttttatatttttcaaaacagagtTTGTAGCCTTTGGAATGTGCATGCCTCATCAGATCCAGATCGTCTACGACGTGCTGCCCTTTCTGTGctgagtgggggtaagatgATCATTTTATGCTTTGTTACATCTACGCAGCATGATGCAGGACGGGCAGTGCGCCGTACAAGATCCAAATTGGCTTCATAAGCATAAAGGGCAAAAGCATCAAAATTTGTAAACTGAATCACTTTATTAGTTTGACCCATGCTTTTCTTCTTAAACACAGCCACGAAGGAATTACCGATGGATTGCATGTTCTAGAGAATTCACCGATCACCATGAATTTATATAATTTGAATCCTCTGCTGTCGCCTGCACGTGTAGTCGGCGTGCAGCTGGCGTGCAGTCTCACACAGACAGGGGCagcatgaaatgaccaccatacCCATTGCTCGAGCATCTTGCCTCGATGGGGTCCACGTGGGATCCATGCTGTGTGAGACTATACACCGGTCAGACAAACAGATGGCAGCAGAGTATCCCGATCCATATTTGAATGGGTAGGCAAGTTCATGGGATTGGTGACAAATACCTCTGTCTCACAGATATTTGGCTTCTCATGACCTTTTCTTGCCTTGGACAGGACTATTATCAGTGAATATGGGGAGAAGGTGGTGGAGCTGTGTGAAGCATTGCTGTCAATATTCTCTGAGGACATGGgattagagaagaaagagacgTTGCTTGAAAGTCTTGGTGGGGATGAAAAGCTGGAAGCTGGCTATAGGATGAACTTTTATCCAAAGTGCCCACAGCCAGAACTTGCATTGGGTTTGTCACCCCACACTGATCCTGGAGCCATGACTGTACTGTTACAAGATCATGTCTCAGGCTTGCAACTCAACAAGGATGGAGTCTGGATCCCCATTCCTCCCCTCCAAGATGCAGTTACTGTTTTCCTTGCTGACCAACTCGAGGTAACAACTTCAAATTTTAAGCCCTCCTTGTCCTTAGAGATCACCAAATACAATTGGTGACATTTGGAATCATCATCACTTGCCACTTGGCATTTGACCGGTTTGACGAGTGGCGTTTTTATAATGGGTgtatcttgttgtaaccaaaatGGTAAACttagaagttgtaaccttctttgtATTGTCCCtcgtcttattcccaaaaaaaatttaaataaaggtaaaaaataatttttaaaatattttgaaaacggatttataatttttatcattttcaagaATTGTCATTGTTTTGCATGGTTTttcgagtacacatgtgaaGTGATTTTACCTTCTACTTTTAAGTCCAATTTATTTTTCTAGGACAGAAACTTGACTATTCACATGAGTGTAGGATTTTAACCCATGTGTGGTAGTTAGATGTCACAAGCAATGAATGACAGATACATGTTTCAAGAGCAATCCTTGTTCTCTCACACAAGGATATGTATCTATATGCTTATGATGAAATTTAGATATGTCACTACTTGCCACATGGCACACATTTATGGGTGTAGGTGGATCCATGTAATAGCTAGCTAGGCAACCTCATACCATTTAATTGGCAGATTTTCCAAGCACCGAAGTGGTTTACAAAGTGATTTAGAAGTCTCTTAAATCACATGAATGCCATATATATTTCTTTACAAAAGGAAACAATGACACTGTCGTAATGTTATATCACCTTGAATGAACTCTCTTTGAAGGCATATTCCCCTTGTTATTTGAGGTGGAAAGTTAACGGCTGAAACTGATgtgtatgtatttttttttatcataaataCTCATTGTTCTATAAGTGCCCAatatatatagggagaaagaacccCAACCGGTTGTGCACCCAGCGTGGCTCCCATGCCTAGACATAGAAACTGACTTGTTTGTccgaaaatgaccaccttgccccatCGGATTTCCGCCTTTTATGGGGTTCAAGGCAGCGAAGGTCGTGCTTGGcacgttggtcaagtgctcactcgTTGAACAtttggtcatgggttcaagtcttggaaacagcctctctggaaataggggtaaggttgcgtacatttgaccttcccTAGACcttgctaaacgcgggagccttgtgcacttggAACAGCCTTTATGGGGGTCAAGGCAGCCATTTCCAGGTGGCAAGGTTGTTTCTGTGTTTAGACGTTAGAGCCATGCTAAGTGCACAACCAGTTAAATTTCTCACCTATCTTGTTTTCGGTTATCAAATAGACTATAATAAGAGAAACCTAATCATAGAGTTATTTGGATGCTACAGATACTTTCAAATGGAATCTACAAGAGCGTAAATCATCGGGCTACTGTGAATAGCAAGAAGGAAAGGATGTCAATAGCTATCTTCATACATCCAGAGGGAAACAAGATGATAAgaccccttgaagaggtggtgaagaagcATGGCGGCTCTCCCTTATACAGTGATATGACCTTCAATGAATACCGTATGTTCATCAGAACCTTAGGTCTCAAAGGACAGGCTATCCTGGCTTCTAGACTCATGAATACCTGATTCAATGGAGATGATCATAATAAAAACTGATGACTAAATAAAACTAGTAAGATGATAATCTTATTTGCTATAGCTTGTGTTGTCTTTGTAAACTTGGaggccaaggggtttaaaggtattTTCATATCCTTTCTTCTTAGACGATAAACTTCAGTGCATTAAATAATGGTAAAAGTGTTCGAAAAAGAATCTGATTATGAATTGGATTATGATTTCCTCTAGGAAAGTccaggggtaatttggtaattacAACATCACTCGATAATAGGCTTTTGCATTATATAAAGATATGTTGTGAAAAACCCTAGTACAAGCTCTCATAATTTTTGTTGAGATTTTCCATTTTCTCCAGTCTCTTTCTCTACCAATCTATGATCAGAGTTTTGTCAAAAATCCTATTGATTATAGAGGAGATTGCATTCAAGAGAACACAAAATCTGTATATGTGCATGAGACTCATTGCGAAAGAGATAAGATTGCATGGAGATTTTGCATTTATGAAGTTTCAGGTAACGATCGAAACCCTAAGTTTGGTTTTGAGATTTGAATGGTTTCTCCCATCGGTTGTGTTGATTCGTACCTACAATTCTAACAGTGGTACAGAGACTTGCTTCCATATGGGAAAGCATTCAATTTTTTCGTACTGTATTATTATACATGATCTTTTTATCTTTACtctgattaaaaaaagaaattctgCTTGTGGTTGGCGAAGAATCATCGCAATGCCACTGGTTGAACCTTTGCCATGCGGGGATTACATGGCGTGGGTAGTTGGCTACCTGCACTTTGTAAtcgaagattaaaaaaaaaataaaagcaatcaTGACAGTGGTTGAATCATCATGACATGATTACAATAAATGTCATGATGATGCAATCAATGTTATCAATTCATTATGACGTCTGTTTGAAAATTAAGTTCTTTTGTCCCATCTCCCTTCCTATGCTGGCTGGTCATGGGACCAAAACATTACAGTAGGCTGCGGCCTACAGCTATAGCCTGGCCCCTACCCGTGGCCTATATGCCATTCTTTGCCTTGCCTTGGACGGCGACAGCCAGTCATGGTGAGGCTGCttgattattaaaaaaaaaaaaaagtgcaaacAAGTTGTAGGTATGGCAGcaggaataattatcacctccatttcatgggcacctccaattcctctagtAGGGGGAGCGGACCCCAACTTGGACAGTGTTTTCGGACAGgtggtgggatggtcatttttgcccccatgtgaggaattgaaggaattggaggaggcagcgaattggaggggacaacgATTAATGGCAgcagggagaagaaaaagaaggggaagaaaagagagggtttgagaaacccatgtgaaaagtctttttttttcctccaattTTTGGTATGGGTTAGTAAACTTCTCCTTTATATATTGTGCCTAGATCTATTTTTGATATACATTGGATGTACATGAATCTTTTGATGTGAGATGTCATCCAAAACTAAGAGTTAGAATGAGACTatgtgtttttattatttttttcatataaattGGAATTGAATTTGAGAGGATCATGTACAATATGACGATtatggttatgggatttaaaaataTTAATCATAAGATGCAATATGGGAATGAAATGGTATGAATGTGGTGATATTtataattttctccttttctttctctctcctcctctctttatgTAAAGATTGTATTTCACCTCAGCCAGTCAAATAGGTGAGTTGgttttctaactttttttttttttttaaagagaatgTAATAAGTAGGattagattttatttattttttatcgtGATGTGATTCTGATCGTGAATCGATGCTTGTTTGTTGGTGTGGACCGAGAGAAGATAGGAAGATGTGATTGCTTTTTTGTTGAGTTCAAGGCTCCTTGTTTTAAATTATTTCCCTATAAAAGCTATGGTGAGTGTAATTttaattgcatttgcatttgtATTATCACATTAATAATGTCGTGTGGGAGTGAATTTGAGGCTATGCTTACCCCCCACCATTCGTACAATCAAAGTGAATTAGCATTGGATGCGAACACATGTTGATTATAGATGTAATCCCATAACCTCTAGTTCCTGTTATTTCTCATATGATGGATGAATGGATGACCATATTATGGTGATGCTTATATGCATTTCAGTTTTTCCTCTATTTAAAGAAATTATGATATGAAAAACCCTAGCTGGTGGGATTCCCctggcctcccttagttggtggGTGTAGAAATCCCGTTGACTACTCTTGTAGTTGTCGATATGATAATGATTCAGTAGTTTAATGGGTTGATCTACATTCATCTCCTATATGATAGGTAGAGGATATGCCCATTGCGATAGTGGGCATTAAACCAATGATGCCATGATTAGCTTCGAGACAAAGGTTATGCACTTGATTTGAGTATGTGTTAGCCGATAGGAATGGACGTGGCACTCAGGTCGCCGAAAATAATTGAAAGTCTACATGACGAAGTCCACTCAACCAAcatgtttgtgatgaaatttaATAGGCTAAGTCATGTGTTGTTGATTGATTTGTTCCAATGCACACACGTCAAAGTTAGGAGGGAAAGCTCAAGATGTGAGTGAACGTTGATATCatattttccccttcctttcaATGGTTTTAGATCATGctaatttgttattttgtaCATCGTGTAGATTGCTACAATGTCTTCCCAAATCAACTACACTAACCTTATCAAAGAGGACACTTTAATTGGTgcaaactatgttgattggaGGAGGAACATTAAGTTACTCTTAACCACAGAAGGTCTGATGCCTCTCCTAGAGCAAGATGAGTCTGATTTCTCAAAAGACAAGAACCCTAAACTTGTAAAAGCCTATGAGTTGTTCTGACAAAATAATTCTAAGGCCAAGctttttgttttgagttttattgatAAGACCATCACTGGTTCTACCAAGGATCTTGTCTTGACAAAGGATTTGATGAAGGAGCTGAAAGAATCATATGGTAGGTAGAATAGACATGCCCACCATCAACTAGTCATGCTTCTACACAGTACGAAGTTGACCCCGGGAACTCCATTAATTGACCATGTCATGAAGTTGAGGaatttgttccagaaattggaGACCCTAGGAACAACTTTCAAGTTGGATTATAAAACTGATGTTATACTCAACTCTTTCCCTCGAGATTTCTATGGGTATTTTATTATCAATTACAACATGAATAAATTCTCTGTAAAACTTTTCGAGCTtggcaacatgttgcaagaagtTGATGTAGCATTAAAGAAAGCAAAGCGGAGGTCTTAACAATATAAcaaaatccttcttcatctAAGCCcaaggttaagaagaagaagtagaccAACAAGGATAACACCCCTAAGGTAGAATCCAAGGGAATTCAGaagagcaagaaaaatgaaaagaggcCTTACTTTTATTGCAAAAAGGAGGGACATTGAAAGAGGAATTGTTGTGCTTTTCTAGCATCTCTGAAGAAGAAGCCGGAAGAAGCACTACAAGAAATCAGTGTTTTTACGACAGGAATTTTCTGTGGCAAAAGGTTTTTTTTGTCACAAAAACAGTATTTACGACGATAAAAATCTGTCACACAACCATCGGATGGACTACCGTCGTAAGCTTTTACGACAAAAATTAGCTGTGTCAGTTCAGGATGTATATACCATGGCATATGTGTACTGTCGTATGAAGTTACTGCATTCTTAGAATTCATTTGCTACTGATCAAAATgttggagagaaaagagaaagaaacaaaaaaagagaaagggaaggagaagaagaaggaaagaaggattGGGAGCTTGGATCCTTAGCCGAATTTTCCAAGGCTTGAAGGTAACACTCTTTGAGCTTATTCCACTCCTCCTAATTTATGTCCAATTCAGTATCTTGTATAGAGATCACCAAGTCTAGCCTTGTAGCCATGTCCTACCATGTGCAACCATGTTCTTTTGAGTAATATCTTGTAGGATGCTTAGTTGAGGCATGGATCTTTACATGCAAGCCCCTTTTTGTATGTTTTATCTTCCATTTGTACTGTTAGAAGCAGTAGACACATAGATTTCTTATCCCAGCCATCTTACATAGTTATTTTCATGCTTAGCCAAGTATGTAATACATGAAAGTTGAGGTAGGACCATGGATCCTTGTATGCATGAAGTGTTAGCTACTTATTAGCTTAGGAATACTACTATAGTACATAAATAAGTTTAATACTTGTGCTATTATAGGAATTGATGTTGTTATATAGCTGACCATAACCATATTTGCCACCTTGTATGCATGAACCCAACCCATCACCCAAAATGGAAAACCATGATTAGAATCATGTAAGCCTATCATAATGACCTAATTACATGTATTACTAACCTCTGGGAAGCATCCCAAGTTGTTTTGGGAAGAAATCTATAGAGAAATTCCAATAAATGTTCAaaaaacccatgttgggtgattctctggatgatgcgcAGGGAGTTACACCCAAACACCCAGGTCAACTCCCAGAGATGTTATTTTGTGTGTAAA containing:
- the LOC122646737 gene encoding jasmonate-induced oxygenase 4-like, with the translated sequence MKWPEPVKFVQELAESRIKLLPPQYIKFEEGQALHGLTAPPPQKLPPVIDMLTISGACGTAEKKAMLEMLGSACREWGMFQVVNHGISPDLLDAVKRVSRGFFDLPMEEKLKYANDPVTYEGYGNRIGVLEGSTLDWNDYFYHFIRPVSAINGQKVWPHSPEDYRTIISEYGEKVVELCEALLSIFSEDMGLEKKETLLESLGGDEKLEAGYRMNFYPKCPQPELALGLSPHTDPGAMTVLLQDHVSGLQLNKDGVWIPIPPLQDAVTVFLADQLEVTTSNFKPSLSLEITKYNW